Genomic segment of Candidatus Eisenbacteria bacterium:
CATCGTCCTCGATCTCAACCATGGAAACTCCATCAAGATCGTGCTCGATCAGACGTGGCCACATGGATACAACGTGCCACGGTTCTGGGGTGCCCGGAACAGCTGCCGAAAGTTCGATGACGAACCTCGCCCAATGCAGCTGATAGTTTGTTGGCAAGGTGAGCGAGAATCCAAGGTGGACCAGGTGAAGGCTGCCTCGTTCTCTCGCAGCCGTATCCCCGCCGGCATCTACACGGGACGTAATTGTTGATGATCCTCTCGAAGCGTAGGAATCTGGACGTGCGGCCGAGCCGAGGAGTGTGGAGGAATCTGTTGCTCCGGTTCGGATTCCGCGGTAGATACGCCGCAGCCTGGGAGCCGGAAAGGGTGAGAGCCCGGAGCTGACACCTCCGAGCCCTCGGACCGAACCACGGGGACGCGATCCGGTAGAACTGTTCTGCCAGAAGTCCCCGGGTTTGTCCAGCCTTATGTGTCCCCGGTCGGGGACGCGTGGAATCACTTCGAGTTGCCAACTGTGCTCGACCTTCCTGCGGGAAGCAGTTCTTTCTCTGCCGTTTCTGTGATCGTGGAAATCGCTATTGTTGCCGATTCTGCTCCGAGGTGGCCCGTCGAACGAGTGTGTATGCCGCAGGAGCGCGGTACCAGGCCGGCCCCGAGGGGCGTCGTCTGCATGCCCGCCGTCAGTACCGGTATCGCCTCAAGCGCCCTCCTCAAAGAAAAGTGACGCATCAGGGTACTCAACGCCCTCCCGAGTTTTGCATGGTCTCCGAGGTGCCGGTCCGCGCGGCCATGGGGGTCGCGGTTTCGACCGGAGGGAAGGAGTTGACCCATGCGGAGGCTTTGGATGGGAATCATGCCGGGGTTGGAGTTCACGCGGGTCGTGGTCCAGGACAATTGGGATCAGACCTTGCTGAAAGCGCGGCTTCCGCACTCGCCCAAGCATCTCCGGGCCCTGGAGACGCTCTGCCAGGCCATCGCGCTCTGGTGCGGTCGGAAGGTGTGCGCTGCGCTCGTTGTGGACGGCCCGGACGCTTTGTGCGTCACGAAACCATGGCGCGGCACCGTCGAGCGGCTCACACGCCACGACCTTTTCGAAGTCCATCTGGTCTCCCGAGGGCGCCCGGCCGAGGAGCGCGACCGCCTGGATGGTCTCCATGACTATGACGAGCTCCGCTGGTTGCTCTTCTTCGGGGAGGCGCGATGATCCCCCCGGAGTTGCGCGCCCGCATCCGTCGCTTCTTCTTCGTCGAGCATTGGCGGATCGGCACCATCGCGACCGAACTCGGAGTCCACCCTGATACCGTACGCCGAGCCATCGAGAGCGAACGCTTCAACGGCACCGTGCCCAAGCTCCGCTGCACCTTGCTCGATCCCTACAGAGCCTTCATCGCCGACGTGCTGGAGCGCCATCCCCGGCTTCGCTCCACTCGCTTGTTCGAGATGATCCGAGACCGTGGCTACCAGGGCTCCGCCGTCCAACTGCGCCGCTACGTGCGTACCGTACGCCCCCGCCCAAGGGAGGCCTACCTGCGGCTGCAAACGCTACCAGGGGAGCAGGGCCAAGTTGACTGGGCCAACTTCGGCAAGATCCGTGTGGGCAACGCCAGCCGCAACCTCTCCTGCTTCGTGCTCGTTCTCTCCTGGTCCCGGGCCATGTATGCGCGCTTCGCTCTCGACCAGACCCTGGAGAGCTTCCTGCGCGGACACCTCGAGGCCTTCCGCACCATGGGTGGTGTTCCTAGATCTCTCCTCTATGACAACCTCAAGTGCGTCGTGCTCGAGCGCGTGGGGGATCACATCCACTTCCATCCTCGTCTCCTCGATCTGGCCGGCCATTACCACTTCGCGCCCAAGCCCTGCGCGGTCTTCCGAGGAAACGAGAAGGGACGTGTCGAAAGAGCGATCCAGTACTTACGCACCTCGTTCTTCGCCGCTCGGCCTTTCCACTCCGTGACCGACCTCAACGTGCAGCTCGCGGCCTGGATCGCCTCCACCGCCCACGCCCGCAAGGTCCCCGGAGATCCGACCGGCCGACTCGTCGCCGACGCTCTGGATGAGGAACGCGCTCGCCTGCTCCCGCTGCCCGAGCACGACCTCGAGTGCGACCACCTCCGCCCCATCGCCTCCGGCAAGACTCCCTACCTTCGCTTTGACGGAAACGACTACTCCATCCCGCATGACCGCCTTCGAAAGGTCCTGACCCTGATCGCCTCCGAGCACCTGGTCCGTATCCTCGACGGCACCGAGGAGATCGCCCGGCATACCCGCAGTTACGATCGCGGAGAAGTGATCGAAGATCCCGCCCACCTCGCGGCCCTGGCTCGGGAGAAGCGTCACGCCCATGAACTGCGCGGCCGCGATCTGCTGCGAACGACGTGCCCTCGTGCCGACGCCTTCATTGACGCCCTGGCCCTGCGCGGAGAACCTCTGGCCGGTCATACCTCCCGCCTGCTCAAGCTGCTCGACCGTTATGGGTCGGCCGAACTCGATGCTTCCATCGACGAAGCCATCTCTCGCGGCGCCATATCCGCGGTCTCGGTCGCCCACATCCTCGATCGGCGCGCCCGATCTCGACACGAAGCCCCGCCCCTGGACGTCGTCCTCCCCGACGACCCCCGGGTCCGCGATCTCCGTGTCACACCCCACTCGCTCTCGAACTACGACAACCTCTGCTCCTATCACGAAACCGAGGAGAATCCCCATGAGCACACTGACTGAACAGCTCGCCGCCCTGGGCTTGCGCCATACCGCCACCCACCTCGACGACACCGTGGCCTTGGCCACCCGCAAACGCTGGAGTCCGACCCAACTCCTCGAGTACATCGCCGAAACCGAAGATGGAGAACGATCCCGACGCAGTCTGGAACGACGCCTGGCCCGCAGCCGGATCGGTCGCTTCAAGTCCATGGCCGACTTCGACTGGGGCTGGCCCAAGAAGATCGATCGCGAGGCCGTCGAGGCCGCCCTCCGGCTTGACTTCCTCCAGGAAAGTCACAACCTCGTCCTGGTCGCCCCTCAGGGCCTGGGCAAGACCATGATCGCGCAGAATGTCGCCTACCAAGCCGTCCTGGCCGGGCACCCGGTCCTCTTCCTGACCGCGGCCCAGCTTCTCCTCGATCTTTGTAGCCAGGACTCCGCTCGAGGACTGGACGCCAAGTTCCGCCACTACAGCAGCGCTTCCCTCCTCGTCGTGGACGAGATCGGATACCTCTCCTACGACAACCGCAACGCAGATTTGCTCTTCCAGATCATCAGCCGCCGCTACGAAAGGAAAAGCCTGGTCCTGAC
This window contains:
- the istA gene encoding IS21 family transposase; this translates as MIPPELRARIRRFFFVEHWRIGTIATELGVHPDTVRRAIESERFNGTVPKLRCTLLDPYRAFIADVLERHPRLRSTRLFEMIRDRGYQGSAVQLRRYVRTVRPRPREAYLRLQTLPGEQGQVDWANFGKIRVGNASRNLSCFVLVLSWSRAMYARFALDQTLESFLRGHLEAFRTMGGVPRSLLYDNLKCVVLERVGDHIHFHPRLLDLAGHYHFAPKPCAVFRGNEKGRVERAIQYLRTSFFAARPFHSVTDLNVQLAAWIASTAHARKVPGDPTGRLVADALDEERARLLPLPEHDLECDHLRPIASGKTPYLRFDGNDYSIPHDRLRKVLTLIASEHLVRILDGTEEIARHTRSYDRGEVIEDPAHLAALAREKRHAHELRGRDLLRTTCPRADAFIDALALRGEPLAGHTSRLLKLLDRYGSAELDASIDEAISRGAISAVSVAHILDRRARSRHEAPPLDVVLPDDPRVRDLRVTPHSLSNYDNLCSYHETEENPHEHTD
- the istB gene encoding IS21-like element helper ATPase IstB, encoding MSTLTEQLAALGLRHTATHLDDTVALATRKRWSPTQLLEYIAETEDGERSRRSLERRLARSRIGRFKSMADFDWGWPKKIDREAVEAALRLDFLQESHNLVLVAPQGLGKTMIAQNVAYQAVLAGHPVLFLTAAQLLLDLCSQDSARGLDAKFRHYSSASLLVVDEIGYLSYDNRNADLLFQIISRRYERKSLVLTTNLAFSQWPGIFPNATSATALIDRVIHHAEIIAIEGESFRKREAEAAQKRRRSKPPTA